TGAGCACATTCTGAAGAAGAAGGATGTGTTTGCGGTGATGCCGACGGGCGGCGGCAAGTCGCTCTGCTACCAGTTGCCGGCGCATATGCTCGACGGCCTGTGCGTGGTGATCAGTCCGCTGATTTCGCTGATGAAAGATCAGGTGGATGCCGCCAAGGCCAACGGGCTGGATGCGGAATTTCTGAACAGCTCGCTGGGCATGAAAGAGCGCGCGCGCGTTTTCCAATCCCTGGAAAACTATCAGCTCGATCTGCTCTATGTTTCGCCCGAGCGTTTTGCGATGCCGGACTTTATCGCCACCCTAAAGCAGGCGGAGGTTACGTTTTTTGCGATCGACGAAGCGCACTGTATTTCGGAGTGGGGCCACGATTTCCGGCCGGACTATCTCGCGCTGTCGAATATCGTGAAGCATTTTCCAAAGGCTGGAATTGCGGCGTTCACGGCAACGGCGACGCATCAGGTTTCAGACGATATTATCAAAAAACTGGGCCTGCGTGATCCGCATCTGACGCGCGCGTCGTTTGATCGGCCGAATCTGTTTTATCAGGTGGTGCCGAAGGATAATCTTGAAATCCAGCTGCTGGAATTTCTGCGGAAGCATCCCGGCGAATCGGGGATCATCTACCGTACGTCGCGCAAGAGCGTGGAATCCACGGCGGAATTTCTGCAGGGGCAGGGGATCAAGGCGCTGGCGTATCACGCCGGGCTGACGCCGAAACAGCGGAAGGATAATCAGGATAAGTTCAACCGCGATGAGGTCGAGGTGGTGGTGGCCACGATTGCCTTCGGCATGGGGATTGATAAGTCGAATGTGCGTTTTGTGCTGCACGGCGATCTCCCGAAAAACATGGAGGGCTACTATCAGGAAACCGGCCGTGCCGGCCGCGACGGCGAGCCGTCGCGCTGCGTCCTCTATTTCAGTCGCGCAGACATTGTGAAGCTGCGCTATTTTATTGAGCAGACCGAGGATCCGAAGGAGCGGGAAATTGCGGAGCATCAGCTTTTCCAGATGGTCCGGTTTGCCGAGGCGAACGTCTGCCGCCGCAAAACGATTCTGGGTTATTTCGGTGAAGACTACGCAAAGGAAAACTGCGAAACATGCGATATCTGCGTGGGCGATGTGGAGCGGATGGATGCAACCGTGCCGGCGCAGAAGGTGATGTCGGCGGTTTATCGTTCCGGCGAGCGGTTCGGCGCCGCGCATATTGCCGATATTGTGGTTGGAGCAAACACTGCGCGGATTCGCGAGCTGGGCCACGATCAGCTGAAAACCTACGGCGTGGGCAAAGACGAAACCAAGAAATACTGGCGACGGGTAATTGACGATCTGCTCGCGCAGGAATGTCTGGTGCAGGATGCGGAGCGGTATTCCGCGTTGGCGCTGACGCCCAAGGGCAAACTTGTTCTGATGGGTAAAAAGACCTTTGAAGTGATTCGCCAGAAGGCGTTCCAGGCCTCGGAAAAAACGCAGGTGGCGGGCGATTATTCCAGAAGGCTGTTTGATCAGCTGCGGGCGGAACGCCAGCGGCTGGCGAAGGAGGAAGGCGTGCCGCCGTTTGTGATTTTCTCCGACCGTACGCTGCGCGAAATGGCGCTCTATTTCCCTGATACGCCGGAGCAGATGGCGGGTATTTCCGGCGTCGGTGCAGCCAAGCTGGAGAAATATGGCGACACCTTTATGACGATTATCGAGATGTTTAAAATCCGTTTTCCCGAAGAGGCGGAGCAACGCGCCGTGCTGCAGGTGCCGGTAAAAACCAAAAAGAAGAAAAAGAAGGCCGGCCGGACGGTGCGCGAAACGCTGAAGATGGCGAAGGCGGGGCATTCGCTGGAGGGTATTGCCGCGGTGCGCGGTCTGACGGAATCAACGGTGGCCCAGCACATCGAAACGCTGCTGGCCGATGGGGAGACGCTGGAGATCGACGAGCTGATTCCGGCCGAAACCCGTCAGCTCTGCGAGGGGTTGTTCGGCCGAATGGGCGGAGCGTCCATGCGGTCGATTATTGAAGCGTCCGGCAATAAAGTCACCTATGCCGACCTGCGGGTGGTGCGGGCGTTTATGCAGCAATCATAGGCCTGCCGTTATTCCCTGAGGGGGAATATTCTACAAGACTTTTTCACGTCTTAGTCTTTCTTGCGGACATAAATCTCTGTAGTCTGTTCGTATAGTATCCGGTTTGTGAAAAAGGAGCGGTAAGTTGGTTAGATTTAATTGCGGGACTCAGAAGTATGCGTATAGACAAAATCAACATAGAGAATTTTAGATGCTTTCGCGGCAAGTTTACTTTGAAGCTCAATGAGGGTGTTAATGTTCTGGTCGGTGATAATGAAGCAGGCAAGTCGACAATCCTCGAGGCTGTAAACCTGGGGCTCTCTGGAGTTTTGAACGGGAAGTATTTGAAGAATCAGTTGAGTCCATACCTATTTAACCATCAGGTTGTTGATGAATACATTGCAAGTCTCAACACGGATCAAAAGAAATCTCCTCCACATATCCTGATAGAGATTTTCTTTGCCGATGATTTTCCGTTGTTTGAAGGTAATGGGAACAGTGAGCGACTAAAGGCTAGTGGTCTTAGTTTAAAAGTTGAGTTTGACCCTGACTATAAGAGCGAATACGAGGTTCTAGTATCCAGCGGAGGTGTCCTGTCGATCCCTGTTGAGTATTATAGAGTAAGTTGGAAATCGTTTGCCCGGGAGTCCGTGACAGGACGAAGTATTCCGTTAAAATCAGTGTTGATTGATTCAACCTCAAATAGGTATCAAAACGGGTCAGATGTATATATTTCGCGAATTATCCGCGACGATTTGGATGATATGGAAAAGGTCGGATTATCGCAGGCCCACCGTCGCTTGAAGGAGGCTTTTGGGAGCGATAAAGCTGTAGCGGCTATTAACAAGAAGGTCAATGACAAGGCGAAGGTCTCTAACAAAAAGCTTCATGTATCCGTTGACCTGTCTTCCCATAATTCATGGGAAACATCGCTGATGGTTTATCTAAATGAGACTCCATTCCAGCAAATCGGAAAAGGCGAGCAGTGCATTGTAAAGACTAACCTTGCACTTGCTCATCAGAAGGCACAGGAAGCAAATATTGTATTGTTAGAAGAGCCTGAAAACCATCTGTCTCACTCCAAGCTAAATGAGCTAATGGATGCGGTATCGAAAAGCTGTACGAAGAGACAGGCCATTATATCAACACACAGTAGTTTTGTGGCGAACAAGCTCGGGCTGGGTCATTTGATACTTTTGAAAAATCCAATGGTTACGCGCCTAACGGATCTCTCACCGGACACTTATGATTTTTTCAAGAAGCTACCGGGGTACCAAACCCTTCGGCTCATTCTCTGTAAAAAGGCTGTATTGGTGGAAGGAGATTCAGACGAGCTCATTTTCCAAAAGGCATACATGAAGGAGAATAAGGGCCGGTTACCTATCCATGATGGTGTCGATGTAATTTCGGTAAAGTTGACTTTTAAACGATTCCTGGAGATTGCGGTTAAACTTGAGCACCCAATCGCTGTCATTACCGATAATGACGGAGACTATGAGAATAAGATTATCAAGAAGTACTTAGATTATGAGGAAGTCGACTATGTAACTATATTCGCGGACAAGAGAGAATCACTAAACACACTCGAACCTCAGTTTGTTGATGCTAATAAGTCTGATCTGAAGGGGCTTTGTAAGGTTATCGGCATTTCTTCCGAAACATACGATACTCCGGCGAAGGTGAGAAAGTACATGCTGGGTAGCAAAACAACTTGGGCTCTGCGAGTTTTCGAGGCAGAGGATTCCGTTAAATACCCGGATTATATCCAGCGGGCAGTCAGGTGGTGTAATGACAAATAACACACTAATTATAGCTGCCGCTGGCTCCGGGAAAACAACGTACCTTGTTAATGAGGCTTTGCGAATGCCTTTAAGTGAG
This is a stretch of genomic DNA from Pontiella agarivorans. It encodes these proteins:
- the recQ gene encoding DNA helicase RecQ, which gives rise to MSETMHEALHRVFGFQQFRPNQQEIVEHILKKKDVFAVMPTGGGKSLCYQLPAHMLDGLCVVISPLISLMKDQVDAAKANGLDAEFLNSSLGMKERARVFQSLENYQLDLLYVSPERFAMPDFIATLKQAEVTFFAIDEAHCISEWGHDFRPDYLALSNIVKHFPKAGIAAFTATATHQVSDDIIKKLGLRDPHLTRASFDRPNLFYQVVPKDNLEIQLLEFLRKHPGESGIIYRTSRKSVESTAEFLQGQGIKALAYHAGLTPKQRKDNQDKFNRDEVEVVVATIAFGMGIDKSNVRFVLHGDLPKNMEGYYQETGRAGRDGEPSRCVLYFSRADIVKLRYFIEQTEDPKEREIAEHQLFQMVRFAEANVCRRKTILGYFGEDYAKENCETCDICVGDVERMDATVPAQKVMSAVYRSGERFGAAHIADIVVGANTARIRELGHDQLKTYGVGKDETKKYWRRVIDDLLAQECLVQDAERYSALALTPKGKLVLMGKKTFEVIRQKAFQASEKTQVAGDYSRRLFDQLRAERQRLAKEEGVPPFVIFSDRTLREMALYFPDTPEQMAGISGVGAAKLEKYGDTFMTIIEMFKIRFPEEAEQRAVLQVPVKTKKKKKKAGRTVRETLKMAKAGHSLEGIAAVRGLTESTVAQHIETLLADGETLEIDELIPAETRQLCEGLFGRMGGASMRSIIEASGNKVTYADLRVVRAFMQQS
- a CDS encoding ATP-dependent nuclease produces the protein MRIDKINIENFRCFRGKFTLKLNEGVNVLVGDNEAGKSTILEAVNLGLSGVLNGKYLKNQLSPYLFNHQVVDEYIASLNTDQKKSPPHILIEIFFADDFPLFEGNGNSERLKASGLSLKVEFDPDYKSEYEVLVSSGGVLSIPVEYYRVSWKSFARESVTGRSIPLKSVLIDSTSNRYQNGSDVYISRIIRDDLDDMEKVGLSQAHRRLKEAFGSDKAVAAINKKVNDKAKVSNKKLHVSVDLSSHNSWETSLMVYLNETPFQQIGKGEQCIVKTNLALAHQKAQEANIVLLEEPENHLSHSKLNELMDAVSKSCTKRQAIISTHSSFVANKLGLGHLILLKNPMVTRLTDLSPDTYDFFKKLPGYQTLRLILCKKAVLVEGDSDELIFQKAYMKENKGRLPIHDGVDVISVKLTFKRFLEIAVKLEHPIAVITDNDGDYENKIIKKYLDYEEVDYVTIFADKRESLNTLEPQFVDANKSDLKGLCKVIGISSETYDTPAKVRKYMLGSKTTWALRVFEAEDSVKYPDYIQRAVRWCNDK